From the genome of Cedecea lapagei, one region includes:
- a CDS encoding M48 metallopeptidase family protein: MSELIYLSGYPEHLLSQVRTLIREQRLGEVLEKRYPQGHNIATDKALYGYTQELKSQFLRNAPPINKVAYDSKIHVLNNALGLHTAISRVQGNKLKAKAEIRVATVFRTAPEAFLRMIVVHELAHLKEKDHNKAFYSLCCHMEPQYHQLEFDTRLWLTQLALNGAA, encoded by the coding sequence ATGAGCGAACTGATTTATTTAAGCGGCTATCCGGAGCATTTGCTTTCGCAGGTGCGCACCCTGATTCGCGAGCAGCGCCTCGGCGAGGTGCTGGAAAAGCGCTACCCGCAGGGCCACAACATCGCGACCGATAAAGCGCTTTATGGCTACACTCAGGAGCTGAAAAGCCAGTTCCTGCGCAATGCCCCGCCGATAAATAAAGTTGCTTATGACAGCAAAATCCACGTGCTTAACAACGCGCTCGGGCTACATACCGCCATTTCACGCGTGCAGGGAAATAAGCTAAAAGCTAAAGCCGAAATTCGCGTAGCGACCGTGTTTCGCACTGCGCCCGAAGCCTTTCTACGCATGATCGTGGTCCACGAACTGGCGCATCTTAAGGAGAAAGATCACAACAAAGCTTTTTACTCCTTGTGCTGTCATATGGAACCGCAGTATCACCAGTTAGAATTCGATACACGACTTTGGCTTACGCAGCTGGCGCTTAACGGCGCGGCCTGA
- a CDS encoding Gfo/Idh/MocA family protein produces MIRFAVIGTNWITRQFVDAAHESGKYKLTAVYSRSLEQAQTFANDYPVEHLFTSLDELAKSDVIDAVYIASPNSLHGPQSQLFLSHKKHVICEKPLASNLAEVEAAIACARANQVVLFEAFKTASLPNFIALQQALPKVGKIRKVLLNYCQYSSRYQRYLDGENPNTFNPAFSNGSIMDIGFYVLASAAALWGEPHSVHATASLLDSGVDAHGTVQLNYGDFDVTLMHSKVSDSTIPSEIQGEAGSLVIEKISECQRVTFIPRGGKPQDLSQPQHINTMLYEAETFARLVEENEVNHAGLVTSRITSALATEIRRQTGVKFPADNVGQQATA; encoded by the coding sequence ATGATACGTTTCGCTGTGATTGGAACTAACTGGATCACCCGCCAGTTCGTGGATGCCGCCCATGAGAGCGGCAAATATAAGCTGACCGCGGTCTACTCCCGCAGCCTGGAGCAGGCGCAAACTTTCGCTAACGATTACCCGGTTGAGCACCTCTTTACCTCGCTGGATGAGCTGGCGAAGAGCGATGTTATCGACGCGGTGTATATCGCCAGCCCGAACTCACTGCACGGCCCGCAGAGCCAGCTGTTCCTTAGCCACAAAAAACACGTTATCTGCGAGAAACCGCTGGCCTCTAATCTTGCGGAAGTGGAAGCGGCTATAGCCTGCGCACGTGCTAACCAGGTGGTGCTGTTCGAGGCATTTAAAACCGCCAGCCTGCCAAACTTTATCGCGCTGCAGCAGGCGCTGCCCAAAGTCGGTAAAATCCGCAAGGTGCTGCTCAACTACTGCCAGTACTCTTCCCGCTACCAGCGCTACCTGGACGGCGAAAACCCAAACACCTTTAACCCGGCGTTTTCTAACGGTTCGATCATGGACATCGGTTTCTACGTGCTGGCCTCGGCGGCCGCATTGTGGGGCGAACCGCACTCCGTTCACGCCACGGCTTCCCTGCTGGACAGCGGGGTGGACGCTCACGGCACCGTTCAGCTGAACTACGGTGATTTTGACGTCACCCTCATGCATTCCAAGGTGAGCGACTCGACGATCCCAAGCGAAATTCAGGGCGAAGCCGGGTCGCTGGTGATCGAGAAGATCTCCGAATGCCAGCGGGTAACCTTTATCCCGCGCGGCGGCAAACCTCAGGATCTGAGCCAGCCGCAGCATATCAATACTATGCTGTACGAAGCGGAGACGTTTGCCCGCCTGGTGGAAGAAAACGAGGTGAATCACGCGGGGCTGGTGACCTCACGCATCACGTCGGCGCTGGCAACCGAGATTCGCCGCCAGACCGGCGTTAAGTTCCCGGCCGACAATGTTGGCCAGCAGGCCACGGCATAA
- the hxlB gene encoding 6-phospho-3-hexuloisomerase produces MTNLAKIVKEIKALEQAIDGSQLQPLVAEIKQASHIFLAGAGRSGLMINAFANRLMHLGFSVSVVGEISSPHSKPGDLMIIGSRSGETQRLVNQAKIARQNLVRLALITCSAGSTLGQLADCVVTLPAGGDSEQPMGTLFEQASLLVYDSIVLTLMNDLGESGQSMKRRHADIE; encoded by the coding sequence ATGACGAATCTTGCAAAAATAGTGAAGGAAATTAAAGCGCTGGAGCAGGCGATTGACGGATCCCAGCTCCAGCCGCTGGTGGCGGAGATCAAACAGGCAAGTCACATTTTTCTTGCGGGAGCAGGGCGTTCAGGACTGATGATCAATGCCTTTGCCAATCGGCTGATGCATCTGGGTTTTTCGGTCAGCGTTGTTGGTGAAATCAGTTCTCCGCACTCTAAACCTGGCGATCTGATGATCATTGGCTCCCGCTCGGGGGAAACGCAGCGTCTGGTCAATCAGGCGAAGATCGCGCGGCAGAATCTGGTTCGGCTGGCGCTGATCACCTGCAGCGCAGGCTCTACGCTTGGGCAGCTTGCAGATTGCGTTGTCACGCTTCCCGCGGGGGGGGACTCAGAGCAGCCAATGGGCACGCTGTTTGAACAGGCTTCGCTGCTGGTTTATGACAGCATTGTGCTAACGTTGATGAACGATCTGGGTGAAAGCGGGCAAAGTATGAAGCGGCGCCACGCTGATATCGAGTAA
- a CDS encoding PTS sugar transporter subunit IIA, which produces MKFEILVNDVGQEIATCEQAITFAGKQLLERGYIQPEYISACLTREKSYPTGLMMANGEGLAIPHADYQLVNTNSISIVRFAKPIAFGQMEDADLTVKCSMLFNLAFATSDQHMAILRRLFTLFQEAEFVSRCRTLDEQTTVAFIKQQLNIE; this is translated from the coding sequence ATGAAGTTTGAAATTCTGGTCAATGACGTTGGGCAGGAGATTGCCACCTGTGAGCAGGCGATTACCTTCGCTGGAAAGCAACTGCTGGAGCGCGGGTACATTCAGCCTGAGTACATCTCCGCCTGCCTGACTCGCGAAAAAAGCTACCCAACTGGGCTGATGATGGCTAACGGCGAAGGGCTCGCTATCCCCCATGCGGATTACCAACTGGTCAATACTAACAGCATTAGCATCGTGCGGTTTGCAAAACCCATCGCGTTTGGTCAGATGGAAGATGCGGATCTCACGGTGAAGTGTAGCATGCTGTTTAACCTCGCATTCGCTACCAGCGATCAGCATATGGCTATCCTGCGCAGACTGTTTACGCTGTTCCAGGAGGCGGAATTTGTCAGCCGCTGCCGAACGCTTGATGAGCAGACTACCGTCGCATTTATTAAGCAGCAGCTCAACATCGAGTAA
- a CDS encoding PTS sugar transporter subunit IIB, whose protein sequence is MKKILVVCGNGIASSSIMVSILQDFLKEERMDVQVDKSSLMACTADTFNSYDLVVSSTKLDNPEITTRVIVGAGLLTGLGEEEIFAAVKEELEKKDA, encoded by the coding sequence ATGAAAAAGATCCTCGTTGTTTGCGGGAACGGTATTGCCTCTTCATCCATCATGGTCTCAATCCTTCAGGACTTCCTGAAAGAAGAACGCATGGACGTGCAGGTGGATAAATCCTCCCTGATGGCCTGTACAGCCGACACGTTTAACAGCTACGACCTGGTAGTTTCCTCCACTAAGCTGGATAACCCGGAAATCACTACCCGCGTCATTGTCGGGGCCGGGCTGCTCACGGGCCTCGGTGAAGAAGAAATTTTCGCGGCAGTAAAAGAAGAGCTGGAAAAAAAGGACGCATGA
- a CDS encoding PTS galactitol transporter subunit IIC yields the protein MEMITQFINDLGNFIFIPAIFLGLMALLGRPLSECISSAIKVGIGFIALTMTIKFMLEKMQPAVTGLAEATGSSLSAIDVGGAATAVMGFGSSMGAIIIPLCVAVNVIMLIARLTDCVNVDVFNLHQNASMGAIVAAYSGNFFYGVLTAALFHVWALIAADIGAKNNEQFFNLPKGVAISHPVANTYLLFAYPFNWVYDRIPGFRNLNVTAESIQKRFGVLGDPTIVGFMIGILLGFCGYGWESPYHTIIASLQLGMYLAAVMLLLPRMTSIMMEGLVPLSNVARKKLVKRFPNREITVGMDTALIVGHPSVIAPALLLIPVIVILAVILPGNRVMPLGDLSQFVFFIACMVPVFKGNIIRTWVTSIFLFGGGLYIASWMAPATNEVFQKFGTNPDASVMYTSLNPSANPFTGLFAAMSHVGIVGYALVGVLLISVGYLLKQKSRRQLQAGAE from the coding sequence ATGGAAATGATAACGCAATTTATCAATGATTTAGGAAACTTCATTTTTATTCCGGCGATCTTTCTCGGGCTAATGGCGCTGCTTGGGCGACCGCTGTCGGAATGCATTTCATCGGCGATCAAGGTCGGGATCGGTTTTATCGCCCTGACCATGACCATTAAATTTATGCTGGAGAAGATGCAGCCTGCGGTGACGGGCCTGGCAGAGGCCACTGGCTCATCGCTCAGCGCTATTGACGTGGGCGGTGCGGCCACCGCAGTGATGGGCTTCGGCTCCAGCATGGGGGCGATCATTATTCCACTTTGCGTGGCAGTCAACGTCATTATGCTGATTGCTCGCCTGACCGACTGCGTCAACGTGGATGTTTTCAACCTCCACCAAAATGCCTCAATGGGCGCGATTGTCGCGGCCTATTCCGGCAACTTCTTCTACGGCGTACTAACCGCCGCGCTGTTCCACGTTTGGGCGCTGATCGCCGCGGATATCGGCGCGAAGAATAACGAACAGTTCTTTAATCTACCGAAAGGCGTGGCGATTTCACACCCGGTGGCAAACACTTATCTGCTGTTCGCTTATCCCTTTAACTGGGTTTACGACCGTATTCCCGGCTTCCGTAACCTGAATGTGACCGCCGAATCCATCCAGAAGCGCTTTGGCGTGCTGGGCGACCCAACGATTGTTGGGTTTATGATTGGTATTCTGCTGGGTTTCTGTGGCTACGGTTGGGAAAGCCCATATCACACTATCATCGCCAGCCTGCAGCTGGGGATGTACCTGGCCGCCGTGATGCTGCTGCTGCCGCGCATGACGTCCATCATGATGGAAGGGCTGGTGCCGCTCTCCAACGTCGCGCGTAAAAAACTGGTCAAGCGTTTCCCGAACCGCGAAATCACGGTGGGCATGGATACGGCGCTGATCGTTGGCCATCCTTCGGTCATCGCTCCGGCGCTGCTGCTGATCCCGGTGATTGTCATTCTGGCGGTGATCTTGCCGGGCAACCGCGTGATGCCGCTTGGCGATCTGTCGCAGTTTGTGTTTTTCATCGCCTGCATGGTGCCGGTATTTAAAGGCAACATTATCCGCACCTGGGTGACTTCCATTTTCCTGTTTGGCGGCGGCCTGTACATCGCGTCCTGGATGGCACCGGCGACCAACGAAGTGTTCCAGAAATTCGGCACCAACCCGGATGCCAGCGTGATGTACACCTCCTTGAACCCGTCAGCGAACCCGTTCACCGGACTATTCGCTGCCATGAGCCACGTCGGCATCGTCGGTTACGCGCTGGTTGGCGTGCTTTTGATTTCGGTGGGCTATTTGCTGAAACAGAAATCCCGCCGCCAGCTTCAGGCGGGCGCAGAATAA